The following are encoded in a window of Sandaracinaceae bacterium genomic DNA:
- a CDS encoding nitrite/sulfite reductase encodes MSAPSWKDRLSGEMSPEMTLEIDTFEGQIDLKKQGKLDDKFFAETRLRRGAYGQRYDNGLRSDGIEQRTLTFPQPLTKGPDTQWDAPGMMRIKIPMGRLSIKQLEVHAELAEEYSDTILHITTRQDIQLHYIHIEDTPDMMRRLAAVGITTREACGNSVRNVTACEYSGVCSTESFDVTPYADACMKYFLGHPDVQDFGRKFKIAFSGCHDNPCGLVTFHDLGAVAKIVDGQRGFKVVVGGGLGAVPVEAKVLAEFCPAEELLPLSQAVARVFARLGEKQSRARARIKFLVDKLGLDEFKRLVQVEREGLRVDERWTENLTDLHRLDEKPIRPAGALPTEGPAAFLKWAKYNLKPQVQEGYYTAVIKLPLGDFTSRQARLIADLARDYTGDGIRCTVEQNLAMRWLSGTDAIAFWERLSAIGFAEAGAGTISDMTSCPGTDTCKLGISSSRGLTAELKKRLTLVEDTLDTQVRELRIKSSGCFNSCGQHHVADIGFTGISRAAGGRKVPHFNVVLGGQWTENAKQYGMVVGAVPSKNIPKTVQVITDHYVANREPGESFQAFIGRVGKKDFRGILKPLQVVPSYEEDKSFYSDWGDPREYTIGDIGIGECAGEIVPFVEFGLQAAEQELHNAQDVLDTKGGDPTVAAAGAFQSMVTAAKALVRHLDKQCRDDADDVALQFRTHVQDTGLFNDPYVGNKFAHFFLGLHASKRYEGANAEIAHKCLDEAQLFLDACHASYQRWLEANKNQAAE; translated from the coding sequence ATGAGCGCCCCGTCCTGGAAAGACCGCCTGAGCGGTGAGATGTCCCCCGAGATGACCCTGGAGATCGACACGTTCGAGGGCCAGATCGATCTCAAGAAGCAAGGCAAGCTGGACGACAAGTTCTTCGCCGAGACGCGCCTGCGCCGCGGCGCCTACGGCCAGCGCTACGACAACGGCCTGCGCAGCGACGGCATCGAGCAGCGCACGCTCACGTTCCCGCAGCCGCTCACCAAGGGCCCGGACACGCAGTGGGACGCGCCCGGCATGATGCGCATCAAGATCCCCATGGGGCGCTTGTCCATCAAGCAGCTCGAGGTGCACGCGGAGCTGGCCGAGGAGTACTCGGACACCATCCTGCACATCACCACGCGCCAGGACATCCAGCTCCACTACATCCACATCGAGGACACGCCGGACATGATGCGGCGCCTGGCGGCCGTGGGCATCACCACGCGCGAGGCGTGCGGCAACAGCGTGCGCAACGTGACCGCCTGCGAGTACTCGGGCGTGTGCAGCACCGAGAGCTTCGACGTCACCCCGTACGCCGACGCGTGCATGAAGTACTTCCTGGGTCACCCCGACGTGCAGGACTTCGGGCGCAAGTTCAAGATCGCGTTCAGCGGCTGCCACGACAACCCGTGCGGCCTCGTCACCTTCCACGACCTCGGCGCGGTGGCCAAGATCGTGGACGGCCAGCGCGGCTTCAAGGTGGTGGTGGGCGGTGGCCTCGGCGCCGTGCCCGTGGAGGCCAAGGTGCTGGCCGAGTTCTGCCCGGCCGAAGAGCTGCTGCCGCTGTCGCAGGCCGTGGCGCGTGTCTTCGCGCGCCTCGGTGAGAAGCAGAGCCGCGCCCGCGCCCGCATCAAGTTCCTGGTGGACAAGCTGGGCCTCGACGAGTTCAAGCGCCTGGTGCAGGTGGAGCGCGAAGGCCTGCGTGTGGACGAGCGCTGGACCGAGAACCTCACGGACCTGCATCGCCTGGACGAGAAGCCCATCCGCCCGGCGGGCGCGCTGCCCACCGAGGGCCCCGCGGCCTTCCTGAAGTGGGCCAAGTACAACCTCAAGCCGCAGGTGCAAGAGGGCTACTACACCGCCGTCATCAAGCTGCCGTTGGGGGACTTCACCTCGCGTCAGGCGCGCTTGATCGCGGACCTCGCGCGTGACTACACGGGCGACGGCATCCGCTGCACCGTGGAGCAGAACCTGGCCATGCGCTGGCTGAGCGGCACGGACGCCATCGCGTTCTGGGAGCGCTTGTCGGCCATCGGCTTCGCCGAGGCGGGCGCAGGCACCATCTCGGACATGACCTCGTGCCCCGGCACGGACACCTGCAAGCTGGGCATCTCGTCGTCGCGCGGGCTCACCGCCGAGCTCAAGAAGCGCCTCACGCTGGTGGAAGACACGCTGGACACGCAGGTGCGCGAGCTGCGCATCAAGTCGAGCGGCTGCTTCAACAGCTGCGGTCAGCACCACGTGGCGGACATCGGCTTCACCGGCATCAGCCGCGCCGCCGGCGGCCGCAAGGTGCCGCACTTCAACGTGGTGCTCGGCGGCCAGTGGACCGAGAACGCCAAGCAGTACGGCATGGTCGTGGGCGCGGTGCCGTCCAAGAACATCCCGAAGACGGTGCAGGTCATCACGGACCACTACGTGGCCAACCGTGAGCCCGGCGAGTCTTTCCAGGCGTTCATCGGGCGCGTGGGCAAGAAGGACTTCCGCGGCATCCTGAAGCCGCTCCAGGTGGTCCCCTCCTACGAGGAAGACAAGAGCTTCTACAGCGACTGGGGCGACCCGCGCGAGTACACCATCGGCGACATCGGCATCGGCGAGTGCGCCGGCGAGATCGTGCCCTTCGTGGAGTTCGGTCTCCAGGCCGCCGAGCAAGAGCTGCACAACGCGCAGGACGTGCTGGACACCAAGGGCGGCGACCCGACCGTCGCGGCGGCGGGCGCGTTCCAGTCCATGGTCACAGCGGCCAAGGCCCTGGTGCGGCACCTCGACAAGCAGTGCCGCGATGACGCAGACGACGTGGCGCTCCAGTTCCGCACGCATGTGCAGGACACTGGGCTCTTCAACGACCCCTACGTGGGCAACAAGTTCGCCCACTTCTTCCTCGGCCTGCACGCCAGCAAGCGCTACGAAGGCGCCAACGCCGAGATCGCCCACAAGTGCCTCGACGAGGCGCAGCTCTTCTTGGACGCCTGCCACGCCAGCTACCAGCGCTGGCTCGAGGCCAACAAGAACCAGGCCGCTGAGTGA
- a CDS encoding threonylcarbamoyl-AMP synthase — protein MRVEIHPTHPQQRLLDKAVEVLRRGGVVVYPTDTVYGIGCDITQKKALERVYELKRMPSDHPVGFVCPDLGDIARYAVVDDMSYRIMRRLLPGPYTFILPATREVPKIVMRKQKTVGIRVPHHEVALRLVRALGHPIVSTSASIDGVQHADPDDIAAQFPRADMILDSGWGGLEPSTIVDLTGHTPVVVREGAGPADVV, from the coding sequence ATGCGCGTCGAGATCCACCCCACCCATCCGCAGCAGCGCTTGCTCGACAAGGCCGTCGAGGTGCTGCGCCGCGGTGGGGTCGTGGTCTACCCAACGGACACGGTCTACGGCATCGGCTGCGACATCACGCAGAAGAAGGCGCTCGAGCGGGTCTACGAGCTGAAGCGCATGCCCAGCGACCACCCTGTCGGCTTCGTGTGCCCGGACCTCGGTGACATCGCGCGCTACGCGGTGGTGGACGACATGAGCTACCGCATCATGCGGCGGCTGCTGCCGGGGCCCTACACGTTCATCCTGCCGGCCACGCGTGAGGTCCCCAAGATTGTCATGCGCAAGCAGAAGACCGTGGGCATCCGCGTGCCGCACCACGAGGTGGCGCTGCGCCTGGTGCGCGCGCTGGGGCATCCCATCGTGTCCACGTCGGCCAGCATCGACGGCGTGCAGCACGCCGATCCGGATGACATCGCGGCGCAGTTCCCGCGCGCCGACATGATCCTGGACTCTGGCTGGGGCGGCCTCGAGCCCTCCACGATCGTCGACCTCACGGGGCACACCCCGGTCGTGGTCCGCGAAGGCGCAGGCCCCGCCGACGTCGTCTGA
- a CDS encoding protein kinase gives MKPDRDPPPNIFCVHCREQHPRAWTHCPNSGKALHTQDRWLGATIASRYRVESIIGRGGMGVVYSARRDTGERVAIKCLHPEIAENGEAIRRFQREARTAGATQHTNVVTVLDAGVQGGAPYIVMEYLEGEPLSKRLVRTRALSPHVACQLMHQVLLGLGAVHRAGVIHRDLKPANVFLSSTLRGEVRAKVLDFGVSMWSDADASETKLTRTGVLMGTPSYMSPEQARGNPRFDHRADLYSVAAMLYECIAGQLPHVRSNYHALLLAIVEGKPAPLESTVAILPKGLSEVVHRGLAVDPDQRYADAEEFARALTPYLTLTRQSDATPAPAVRRSRDSGVTIARDPRPTSEPHVSQTVSLGAMRFLQNEYGPAAVAELLTRLPSAHATLLIDGSPNLRCPASVCDALLNEAEIEFGAGAMSLSRAIGAEIADSAATRTLRWVRALTTQELVVRFPEVWSDLFDFGRVSVMPVGPTRCRIDVTEAHPESPARDAMMAGVFGRLLTITGARSVDVYAANGIDRGATIYRAGWMP, from the coding sequence ATGAAGCCCGATCGCGACCCACCGCCAAACATCTTTTGCGTGCACTGCCGCGAGCAGCACCCGCGCGCGTGGACGCACTGCCCCAACTCCGGTAAGGCGCTTCACACACAGGACCGCTGGCTGGGCGCCACCATCGCGTCGCGTTACCGGGTGGAGTCCATCATCGGGCGCGGCGGCATGGGCGTGGTCTACAGCGCGCGGCGGGACACCGGCGAGCGCGTGGCCATCAAGTGCCTGCACCCCGAGATCGCCGAGAACGGCGAGGCCATCCGGCGCTTCCAGCGCGAGGCGCGCACGGCGGGGGCCACCCAGCACACCAACGTGGTCACCGTGCTGGACGCTGGGGTCCAGGGCGGCGCCCCGTACATCGTCATGGAGTACCTCGAGGGTGAGCCGCTCTCGAAGCGCCTGGTGCGCACGCGTGCACTGTCGCCGCACGTGGCCTGCCAGCTCATGCATCAGGTGCTGCTGGGGCTGGGCGCCGTGCACCGCGCGGGCGTCATCCATCGTGACCTCAAGCCGGCCAACGTGTTCCTGAGCTCCACCCTGCGCGGCGAGGTGCGGGCCAAGGTCCTGGACTTCGGCGTGTCCATGTGGAGCGACGCCGACGCCAGCGAGACCAAGCTCACCCGCACCGGCGTGCTCATGGGCACGCCCAGCTACATGAGCCCCGAGCAGGCCCGAGGGAACCCCCGCTTCGACCACCGCGCGGACCTCTACTCGGTGGCGGCCATGCTCTACGAGTGCATCGCGGGCCAGCTGCCGCACGTGCGGTCCAACTACCACGCGCTGCTGCTGGCCATCGTGGAGGGCAAGCCCGCGCCGCTCGAGTCCACCGTGGCCATCCTGCCCAAGGGGCTCTCGGAGGTGGTGCACCGCGGTCTCGCCGTGGACCCCGACCAGCGCTACGCCGACGCCGAGGAGTTCGCGCGCGCGCTGACGCCGTACCTCACCCTCACGCGGCAGAGCGACGCCACGCCGGCACCCGCGGTGCGCCGGTCACGGGACTCGGGCGTCACCATCGCGCGCGATCCGCGGCCCACCAGCGAGCCGCACGTGTCGCAGACCGTGTCCTTGGGCGCCATGCGCTTCCTGCAGAACGAGTACGGTCCGGCCGCCGTGGCCGAGCTGCTCACGCGCCTCCCCAGCGCGCACGCCACCCTGCTCATCGACGGGTCGCCCAACCTGCGCTGCCCCGCCAGCGTGTGCGACGCGCTGCTCAACGAGGCCGAGATCGAGTTCGGGGCGGGCGCCATGAGCCTCTCGCGCGCCATCGGCGCCGAGATCGCGGACTCGGCGGCCACGCGCACGCTGCGCTGGGTGCGTGCGTTGACCACCCAGGAGCTCGTCGTGCGGTTCCCCGAGGTGTGGTCGGATCTGTTCGACTTCGGTCGCGTGTCGGTCATGCCGGTGGGCCCCACGCGCTGCCGCATCGACGTCACCGAAGCACACCCCGAGTCACCGGCACGCGACGCCATGATGGCGGGCGTGTTCGGCCGCCTGCTGACCATCACGGGCGCCCGCAGCGTGGACGTGTACGCAGCCAATGGCATCGACCGCGGCGCTACGATCTACCGCGCCGGCTGGATGCCGTAG
- a CDS encoding serine/threonine protein kinase: protein MAEISRPSMLSFLGQVLDGRYRITSVLGEGGMGVVYRAEQIGGPAVAVKVLHDDLVDTPELRERFEREARALFALEHPNVLSVHDFGVASGSPYLVMELLSGQPLDKYLEDNSPEPHEALHIARQILTGLAFAHAKGVAHRDLKSENVFLPTLPDGSLGAKLLDFGLVKFMDDDRWGESKKLTMQGSVFGTPAYMAPEQCTGAPSDARTDVYSMGCILFELLTGVWPFMEENQVMMFRAHLMTPPPTLASASDSYEFVADLEAIIARALAKKPEERFQDGGQMLAALNALPAVVHRPKGSGTVAAPHTAALGMAPVPVLAGPPAHSTSQQGNPMLPVLVVGIVVVVLVVAGAAMAALFMF, encoded by the coding sequence ATGGCCGAAATCTCACGCCCCAGCATGCTCTCGTTCCTCGGTCAGGTGCTCGACGGGCGCTACCGCATCACCTCCGTGCTGGGCGAGGGCGGCATGGGCGTGGTCTACCGCGCCGAGCAGATCGGCGGCCCGGCCGTGGCCGTGAAGGTGCTGCACGACGACCTGGTGGACACCCCCGAGCTGCGCGAGCGCTTCGAGCGTGAGGCGCGCGCGCTGTTCGCGCTCGAGCACCCCAACGTGCTCAGCGTGCACGACTTCGGCGTGGCCAGCGGCAGCCCCTACCTGGTCATGGAGCTGCTGTCGGGCCAGCCACTCGACAAGTACCTCGAAGACAACTCGCCCGAGCCACACGAGGCGCTGCACATCGCGCGGCAGATCCTCACTGGCCTCGCCTTCGCGCATGCCAAGGGCGTAGCGCACCGTGACTTGAAGTCCGAGAACGTCTTCCTGCCCACCCTGCCGGATGGTTCGTTGGGCGCCAAGCTGTTGGACTTCGGCCTGGTGAAGTTCATGGACGACGACCGCTGGGGCGAATCCAAGAAGCTCACCATGCAGGGCTCGGTCTTCGGAACACCGGCCTACATGGCACCCGAGCAGTGCACCGGGGCCCCGTCCGACGCGCGCACGGACGTGTACTCCATGGGCTGCATCCTCTTCGAGCTGCTCACCGGTGTGTGGCCCTTCATGGAGGAAAACCAGGTGATGATGTTCCGCGCGCACCTGATGACGCCGCCGCCCACGCTCGCGTCGGCCAGCGACTCGTACGAGTTCGTGGCGGACCTCGAGGCCATCATCGCGCGCGCGCTCGCGAAGAAGCCCGAAGAGCGGTTTCAGGACGGCGGGCAGATGCTGGCCGCGCTCAACGCGCTACCCGCCGTGGTGCATCGCCCGAAGGGCAGCGGCACGGTGGCCGCGCCGCACACGGCCGCGCTGGGCATGGCACCCGTGCCCGTGCTAGCCGGCCCGCCCGCGCACTCCACGTCGCAGCAAGGCAACCCCATGCTCCCCGTTCTCGTGGTGGGCATCGTGGTCGTGGTGCTCGTCGTCGCCGGCGCAGCGATGGCCGCGCTCTTCATGTTCTAG
- the apaG gene encoding Co2+/Mg2+ efflux protein ApaG translates to MSIKTKSHAETRGVRVLVESRFLEEQSQPAAERFAFAYRVRIENVGSEVVQLRTRHWVITDSYKHVEEVRGPGVIGEQPTLRPGQAFEYTSGAILRTQRGSMKGSYQMVTEGGEQFDAVIAEFALERPFSLN, encoded by the coding sequence ATGAGCATCAAGACCAAGAGCCACGCCGAGACCCGCGGAGTTCGCGTGCTGGTGGAGAGCCGCTTCCTCGAAGAGCAGTCTCAGCCCGCCGCCGAGCGCTTCGCCTTTGCCTACCGCGTTCGCATCGAGAACGTGGGCAGCGAGGTGGTGCAGCTGCGCACGCGCCACTGGGTCATCACCGACAGCTACAAGCACGTGGAAGAGGTGCGGGGCCCCGGCGTCATCGGCGAGCAGCCCACGCTGCGCCCGGGGCAGGCGTTCGAGTACACGAGCGGCGCCATCCTGCGCACCCAGCGCGGCAGCATGAAGGGCAGCTACCAGATGGTCACCGAGGGCGGCGAGCAGTTCGACGCGGTGATCGCCGAGTTCGCGCTCGAGCGGCCGTTCTCGTTGAACTGA